A window of Pelomonas sp. SE-A7 genomic DNA:
GAAATCTTGTTCCGTCAAAGCGCGTGGTCATGCGCGATGCACAGAGTTATTGCGCCATCTTGTTGGACGACAACAACCGCAAGCCCGTATGTAGGTTGCGATTCAACAACACCCAGAAGTTGCGCCTCGGACTGTTCAATGCAACGAAAGATGAAGAACAATTTTCGCTGGAATCAATTGACGACATTCACAAATTTGCCGAGCAACTGCGCGCCACCGTCTCGTCCTACCTTGCACCAATTGGCAATTAGTTCCCCGAATATTCAGTTCATCGTTGGCAAATAAAGGCCCGTGTTGTGACGGAAGGCCAAATTGACCGACACCGTAACGTGCATTGAGCATCGAGAACACATATGACAAAGATCATTTCCTTATACAACAACAAGGGTGGCGTCGCCAAAACCACGACGTTATTCAATATGGCCGTATTCTTGGCCACAAAGCTTGGCAAGAAGGTTCTACTGGTTGACTGCGACCCGCAATGCAATTGCACAGAGTTATTCTTTTGCGCGGCAGACAATTTCGACGATCCTGACCAAGCACTACCCGGAACAAGTATCTATGAGGCGCTGCAGCCACGTTTCGAAGGCGACACCGCACGTATTGACGTCAAGAAAATTGACCTGCCGCAATCTCCGATTTACGAGAATCTCCAGATATTGAGGGGAGACATTAACTTCTCTAGAGCGGAGCAATATTTTTCCTTGGCAATCGCCCAAGCCGTGACCGAATCAATTCACGACAAGAACACATACGCGGTCATGACGCGCTTGCTCCGGGATCTCGGCGAATTGCATGACTTTGACTACATACTGTGCGACGTTGGCCCAAGTGCAGGATCTATTACCAGAATGACTATTCTCGCTTGCGACGGCGTCTTCATCCCCACCGCACCAGATAGGTTCTCATACCAGGCAATCCAAGGCATGGGAGCGATCATGCATGATTGGCTAACCCGGCATGCGCTAATTGTTTCTACGTTCGACCCGCACGGCATTAAGGCCCCGTTCTCGACCCCCAAGTTCTATGGGGCGATAATCAACAATTATAAAATTCATCGCGCCGGGCAGAAGAAGGGGTCGTACAAGAAGTGGGAGCAATTGATAAAAGATGGGATTATCAAAGTACTACTTGGCGCCACAGGAAAGCGCCTGGAGCCCAAGAATAAGTCGCTATGCACGGAACCATTTGTCGCCTCAATACGCGATGTTGGTCCTATGGCCCCCGTCGCACAGATAGTTGGAAAGGCAATTTTCGACATTGGTCAAGCAGACACCGTGCACGCATCATCAGATGGCGACCACTACCGAGGGATTGTTTGGGCCGATTGGCAGAAGAGAATGCAAGAATATCAGGACGAAATTGGGAAAATTGCTGCTGCCATGGAGTAACCAATGGCCATTCCATACACTTTTGTCGCACTCTTGGACGTACTGGGTTACAAGAACAAAATTGCCTCTGATCGCGAGAACGGAAAAGAGGATTTCAAAGAAAAGCTTGAATCATCGCTATCTGTCTTGCAGAGCATCAATGAGGCAGAGATTGCGTATCAGGCCATTAGTGACACGATCATTGTCAGCACGCATCCATCCGCACCGTTCATTGATCTTCTACGTGCCCTCTCGAAGGTACATCGGGCCTTTCTGAAGAATGGTCTATTTATTCGCGGCGGAATTGCTTTTGCGCAGCATTTCAAATCCGGGGCATTAACCTACAGTCATGCACTTCCGGTCGCCTACGAAATGGAGCAGAAGCAAGCTATATATCCGCGCATAGTCATAGACAAGAATATCATCGCAATGATGGACCGAGGCGGAAAGCTTGAGGCAGAGATTGACGCAATCAGAAGTGAGCGCCTCATTTGCAAGGAGAATGGTGTATTCTTTCTCAATGTAGCAAACGAAAATCTGGAGGAATGCTACGAACTTGCAAAAGCTATCTATGCCGCCGAGCATTTAATGCTTGACGGCAACGAGCACGAACTTGCGAAGCATCGTTGGCTTCAGAACTTTCTTCTCGCGATGTCGCCCAATTCAATGCCGGCCTACATGGAACCCGTATCCATCTTCTCGCCAGAGCATGCGGAAGTCACATAGGCCAGTGGCGATTGGCGCCAAGTCTGCCTCCATACAACATTGCGACCGTCAAATGGCCTCCTCCCTCAAAGACCTCATCGCTCAACGCGCCGCCCTGGACGCCCAAATCGCCCAGACTCAAGCAAGTGAACGCGCCGACGCCATCCAGCAGGTTCGTGCGCTCATGGCGGACCATGGCCTGACCATCGAAGACCTCGGCTCGCGCGCTTCCAAGGCCGGCAAGGCCGGTGAGGGCTCCAAGGTGGCCGCCAAGTACCGCGACAAGGAAACCGGCGCAAGCTGGAGTGGCCGTGGCCTCAAGCCCAAATGGCTGGCCGCTAAGCTGGCAGCGGGTCAGAAGATCGAAGATTTCGCCGTCTGACTTAGACCAAGAGTGTCTTCACGACACACATTGAAGGGTCGCCCGCTGAGGCGACCTTCTTGCTTTCTGGCCGGGAGGCCTACATTGGTTCGGCGGCGTCGCCCGCAGTTTCCATCTCTCGCACTCTGTCGAAGAGATCAAAAACTGTCAGCCCGAAGGCGTTAGCAATCACCTCAAGAGCATTGACGGTGGGGTTTGCTTGCCCGTTCTCGATGCGACTTAGATAAGTCTGATAGAAGCCGCACTGCTCGCCAAACTCGACCTGACTCAACCCGCGACCGAGTCTCAGGTCTCGAATGCATTGGCCGAGTTGTTGAGTAAGCGTCCGTCCCACGCGGCGCACTGTGTTTCATATGCTTTAATTCGCATAAACACTAATTCATATAGATTCCAAAGCACTGCCCTGCCGAGGTAGTAGTCCGGCTACGGGTCACCTATCACCTGGGCAAGCAAGCCCTCATTACCTTCGGCCTGCATGGTCTACCTAGCTCGACTTGCATTCGTAGTCATTGCCTTTGCGCTTGCCGTCCTCGCCTGGCAGTCCTTCAATCGCCCACCAGCGCCGCCTCCGCCACCGCCTCAGATATCCACTGAAAAGCTCGGCGAGCTGGTCATGCTGCGCCTGCACTACGCCAACATCCTGGAGTTCTTCCAGAAGCGTGCTCAGGACATTCCCATGACGCCCTGGGAGCTCCGCCTGGGTGGCACCAAGATCCTCATGGTGGTTCGCGGCGATTGCGAGATCAGCACCAACCTACGAGCGGCTCGGTATGAGCAAGTTCAGCCTGGATCGAAGACTTTGCATGTCGTGCTGCCGGCGCCCCGGATGCTGCAGCCCAGGGTCAGCCACGCCGCCCGTGAGGCCGGCGGTTCCTACTTCTACACCGTGACCGACGAAGGCCTTCAGTTCTTCATCCCCAGCAACGCGCACCAGGTCGCCGCCGTAAACAACGGCTGGGCTGCCGCCGAGAAAGACATTGGCAAGTACTGCGCCTCGCCCCAGTGGGTTGCCGAGGCCAAGAAGAACGCTGAGCAAGTCCTGGCCCCGATGTTCCAGGCCGCTGGCTGGACGGCCACGTTCGTGTGGCAGTAAATCCAACGATTCCCGTAACCAAGGAGGACTTCATGTGGAAATGCAAGCAATGTTCAAAGTCGATCGAGGAAGAATTCGACGCTTGTTGGAGTTGCGGCTACTCCAAGAGTGGCCTGCCACCCGATCAGTCGGTACGCGCAGAGTCAGCAGAAAACCGGGCCGAAATTGCTCGAGGGAAGAACATGTCACGGCCCAGGGCCGCCGGTCAAATTCAGGCAGTCGCCATCGTTGACGCCAGCATTCCTTTCTGGTCAATGGTGTTCTTCATGATCAAGTGGTCACTTGCATCGATCCCTGCCGTCGCGATCCTGATGTTCACCTTCGCGATCATGGGCGCACTCTTTGGCGGCTTGTTCCGCGCAATTTTCTGAAGGCAATCCACCTGCGGAGCAGCAGAGCTGCCCTGTTCCATCCCGCCGACTGCACCGCCAGTACCTGGCGACAACTCCCCCTCACCGCTTCCCATCCCTCGCCCCGGCTTGGCTCCCGCCATTGCCGGACTTTTCACGCCCATTCAGCCAGAGGAATTCATCCCAACCAAGCCCACCATTTCTTCAACGCAATATCAGCTGGAGGCCCATGAGTTCCCAGTTCATCAAGCAAGTCCGACGAGATCATCAGCGATCCAAGGACACATATCGGCACTTGATCAACTCGGCAAAGGTGCGCGACCACATCGTCGGCATCTTTGAACATCAAAAGCAGAACGATCGCGACCGCGCCGAAGCCTCGAAGCTACTTCAGACCATCAGACGCCATCGCAAAGGCGACCCTGAGTACGAGGGAGCTTTGAAGCAGCTGAACTACCTGCATAGTTGGCCACGTCATCTCTGCCTGGAGCTGATTGGAGGTTTGAAGTGGTTCTTCTGGTCGATCTTGCGCGAGATCGGTGCACTGCTGCTGCTCAACCTGCGAGCCCTATTCATCGTGCTGGCCAATGTCGTGGTATTCGGCGCTGCGATCGCTCTGTTGTTCACATTGGCCCAGTCCTAATCCAATACAAGGAACCATTGAATGCAATTTCCAATACGCTGGCAGCCCAGTCGGGCGTTCGGCCGAGCCTTCCTTGCGACCGTCGCTCTGCTGCTTCCGCTTCATAGTTGGTGCTCGGACGCCCGCACGCCGGCACGTTGCCTCTCAGGCCCAACATGCAGCGCGGATGAGTTCGGTGCGGACTTTCTTTGGAGAGCACAGGAAGTCATTGACCAGAAGAAGGATCTTTCCGAGAGCCAGGTGCATCAGTTGGAGGCCTGCTTCATCTTGGCGGTCTCCGAACTATCGGAGCATTTTTTCGAAAAAGCGATTCTGACCAAGCAGGCGTATGCAGCGAAGTTCAAGACGTTGACAGCGAAGATCCAAGACCAAAACTCCGACCTCACAAAAAAGCTGCAGTCTGCTTTCGCCAACTGCCCCGAGGGGGGGTTGACTGCAAAGGAGGCCCATGCATTCTTGATGGACGGCCTGCTGTATCGCCGCCCGCTCACGGATCTGTCGGAGTTTCGCGCCGACTGGCGAGCGTTCGAGGGCAAGACGCTGCGCTTCGGTGGCGTTGGGAAATACCTGATGGGTGTCTTCTATCTTCAGGGTTCCGCCGGGGATATGAGCCCGGTGCGCGTGGACCTCAGCCGCCTAAGCAAGACCGCTGTGGCCGATGTCATCAAGCGGTGCAGCAACATCAAACAGCAATGCCGAGTCACCGTGTGGGCCATCTCGTGGCCAGGCCATGCGTTTACGGACATCCAAGCCACCGGCCCTATCGAATTGAACCGATAGCAGCGCCCTTTCTTCCATCTTTCAAGCCTAGCAGCGCCCCTGGAGAAATCCCGGGGCGCTTTTCTTTGTCCAACCACAGGGGTACGTCTATGCAATGGCTGCGTGATGCGTCGTCCGTCGCCGCATTTCTCGCGCACAACACTTCCACCGACCTCAACAACCTCATCAACGAAAGGATGGCCGAGCTGGCCGACTATGACGATTACGACATCGCCGAACTGGTCAATTTCATCGTTGTCGATCCGAGCGACAGCCTGGCTTCAATCTCACGGGAGTTGGGCTTCGAGCTGGGCGACGTGTCCAGGCCCTGGGAGTCCTTCACCGCTCATGGTCCTTGGCATGAGGTGGTGTTCGTCCTTGGTGACGACGGTTTCGGCCTGGTCATCTACATCCCAGCCGATGACCTGATCGATCCCATGCTGGCAGACCTGTGCCTACGCCATGCCGCACACATGGACCTTGACCCATGAGACGAAGCAATCCACCACCCAAGCCGCCCATCGAGGCGGCATTTTTTTGTCCGTCATTTCCTTGGAGGAATTCATGAGCAGCAGCAACGACTTGATCCAGTTCTTTGTTGTCCGGCTCGATGCGGATCTGCGCGAGGCCTGGGAAGAGCGCGCAGCCATCGTTGAGTTCGATGGTGGTCTGACACGCGAATGGGCCGAGTGCTTGGCCCTGCTGGAAGTGATCCGCAATCACCCTGCGCGGGTCTTGAAGTCGCTGCTTTGAGCAGCGCAAAACGGAGCAACTTATATGAAGGGATGTTCCCTTCGCATTCAACTTCGAAAGGAAATCATGTCCACTGAGAATTCGCCAACTCCCACATTCCGCGTCCTTCGTGTTGGTCTGTTTCCATCGCTATCCGGCCGCTCCACCTTGGGCTACCAGCTCGCCTGTACTTCGGATTCCGATGTGCTGGTTCGCTTGGTTTCCAACACTGGCAGCGGCTACTTCAGCCGCGAATGGGTCCGGTTCGCTTCGATCCTGGAATTGCTTCCACCCGACCAGCCTCTGACCTTCTCCGCCTTGCAGCCGCTATTCGAAGGTCGCTCCGTCAATACGGGTGGCTTCTTGATGGCAGTGCTAAAGGGCTTGAGTGTCATTCGATCAATGGAGGAAAACCCACGCGCTCATGAGCTGGGCGAGCTCAGCGGCTTCGTAGCCGAAGTGCAAGCGCTGATGGCATCGCCGGTCTCGCTCGGCGAGGACGCCAGACCGGATGGTGGCAAGGCCGGCGGTAAGAGCAAGCGCAAGACGCGGGGCGCGCCTTAGTCCAAGGCGCTGTGCGCTGGAGTTGAAGTCCGCAGCTCTCGCCTTCGTGTTCACCGTAGTGCCTTGAAGCGCAAGACGTTCTTGCGCCCGGCTTGGCCATTTACGCCAATGCCGAACCTATCCCGACCCCAACCGCACCCGCGCCCCCTATAGCGCTCTTCGTCTTTCTTCAAACCACCGAAAGGATTTTGACCATGACTTTCCAAGACCGCTTGGCTTTTGTCCTCGACCTGGACCTGCCTGCTGACCTGCTGCCGCTGACGATCGCAAATGAGGCCGCATTAATGGCCGGCAGCGACAGCATCGACTCTTCTTGGCGCTGAGCCTCCCGCCCAGGCCGCCAAAACCCATCTCCCGCTTCGCGCTCTCTTCTTCCCTTTTTCTCCATCGCACATCGACTTGATCCGCAATGCTGCGGAGGCTTGCGTGCGGCTGGAGCTAGGGGAGAGGTCGGCGTGGGGCGGATCGTGGGCCTTGAAACTTTGCGCATCCTGCCGTTGACGGCGCATTCACGCATCGATACGGCTGCCCCCAACGGAATGAAGGGGTCCGGTAGCTCTAGGGACTAGCTCGCATCGTTACGACCCTATTGCCAAGTGATCGAGCAAAAGGATTGTTGGCGATGGCCTGCCTGAGATTGGCGCACCTCCTGGGCCGCAAGGACCGAGGGGCCGCGGCCAGCCTGAAGCCGAGCTTTTCAACTTTTGTTGCGATTGCTCAGGCACGCTTACTTCGCGCATTGCAGGCGGCTGCTGCGGCAACCACTCAGGAAACCTGAAATCCTGGTGACCTAACAACGCTGCCACCGTTCCAGGTTTCCAGGCTGCCGGCCTCGCCCGCCGAGCAACATTCGCCCAGCCGCTCTTTCCGGTCGCAAATTTCTCTGCTAGAGTCGCGCCCCTCTGCTGTGGGCTGACTACGGGGTCTGCAGCCAGAACGGCCCTCAGGGGCTGTTGAAACATCTGTCTACGGCAAGTGCCATCCGAGAGTTCCTGTTTGCTTGCGTTCATCGCCCGATGAGCGCCTTGTGCAAGCAGCCTCCACCCGATTGCCACTTGCCGTTTAGATGATCAACATTTCAACACCCTCCTCCCCTTTCGTTTTTGACAGCCCGCTCCAGGCAGCCTTGCACTGGCATGCGATGGGCTTTCACGTCATTCCGCTGCTACCTGGCACCAAGTGCCCTGCTTGCCCCTGGGATCCTTGGTTGGCGACGCTGAGTGAAGCCACGATCCGCGCCCATTGGCAACGCAATCCGACTCACGAGGTTGGATGCATCACGACCGCTGAAATCTTGGTGCTCGACGCCGACTCGCCGGAGTCCGTCCGCGCCCTGTCCCGCTTTGCCCAGGAACACGACATGGTGCCGCGCCTCATCGTCAACACCAGCAAAGGCCAGCACTTCTACTACCGTCGTCCAGCGCAGGTTTACGCAAAGCAGCAATCGCATTCCACTGCAGACCATCCCGAGCGCATCGACGTCAAGACCGGCCGCAGCCTGGTGGTGATGCCCGGTAGCGCGGGAAAAGTCGTTCACGCCTGCGTTATCAATCATGTCAACGAACTCGATGCCGTCACGCAAGAGTTTGTCGACGATGTGTTTGCGCATAACGGCAGCCCAACGCCTCGCCAGCATGAAGTGCGCGCCGCTGGCAACGCCGAGCATGTGAACGGCACCAAGCAGTTCAGCGCGGCGACGCAGCTGCTGGCCTACATTGACCCGAATTGCGGTTATGCAGTGTGGGTCAGCGTCGGCATGGCCCTGCATCACGAATCCGATGGCTCCGATGCTGGTCTGGACGCCTTTGATAGCTGGAGCGCGGGCGGCAAGGACTATCCTGGTCGCCGTGAGATCGAAGTCAAGTGGCGCAGCTTCAAGTCCTACGCCGGAAAACCTTACACGATCGGCACCCTGATCCATCTGGCGCGCGAGGCCGGTGCCAGCATCGACCCGATGGCGTTGGGCGACGACCAGTTTGAAGTCACAGAAACCGAGGTTGTCTCTGGCCCTGGAGAAGTACATGCGCAGCCGAGTGTCTCGGCACCGCTCGTTGCCAGCACTGCGGCAGCCATGCAGCCCGTGGAGCCCGGTCCACTGGCACGCTTCTCGCTGCGCGGCAAATCCGAAGAGCTCGAAAAACAATTGCTGGAGCAAGAACAGGCGCTCGGCCCCATTGCACTGACGGGACAGGCCACCGTCATCTTTGCGCCGCCCAACACAGGCAAGACGCTGCTAACGCTGCATCTCCTGACCGTCAGCCTGGGCGATGGAAGTCTTGACGCGGGCAACGTGTACTACATCAACATGGACGACACGGCGAAAGGTCTGGTCGAGAAGCTCAAGATCGCGGATACGTACGGCTTCCACATGCTCGCGGACGGTCATCTGGGCTTTCGCGGCAGCATGTTCTTGACGATCCTGAACGATCTGGTCACCAAGTCGGACCCGAAGGGCATGGTGATCATCCTGGACACGGCCAAGAAGGTGGCCGACCTGATGAGCAAGTCGCAGATGGCTGAGTTCACTCAAGCTGTCCGCCGTTTTGTCTCTAAGGGCGGTACCTTGATCGCGCTCGCCCACACCAACAAGAACCGCACCGCTAGCGGCAAGTTGGTGTACGCCGGAACCTCGGATCTGGTGGACGACTTCGACTGCGCCTACATCGTGGACTCGCTGCCCTGGACAGGCGTGGAGCCGGGCAAGGTTATCGAACTCAAGAACATCAAGCGCCGTGGCGATGTTCCCGATACGCTGGCCTATCGATACAGCACTGCGCTAGGCAAGCCTTATTCGCAAATCCTGGCGTCTGTTGTTGAGGTTCCCTCGGACGACCTGGCTAAGTCCAAGGCCGAGGCTGCAGAGGTCTCGGACGCCGTCGTCATCACTGCGATCAAGGCCTGCATTGGCGACGGCATCACCAAGAAGATGGACCTCGCACGAGCGGCGGCGGAGCGCGCCCGTGTAGGCCGCAATGCCGCCATTGAAGTCATCGATCGCTACGACGGCTCAGGTCAACAGCAGCTCTGGGCCTATTCGGTCGGCGAGCGCGGCGCCAAGAACTACTCGCTGATTTCGGCCGGACCTCCGACGCCCTAGTCGCCCGGCAGCGTCAGCTTCGGTGAAGACGCGCCCCCTCAGTTTCCCAGCCCGCCACTTCGCCCACCAATCCGGGCGGGCGGAGCTATTCGAACTCAAGAACTCAAGAACTCAAGAACTCAAGGAACCCCAATGCCAAAAGTCAAACTGACCCCCACCTTTATCAGCGCCGGCCTGATCTGCAATACCGGTGATCGCGTCGAGTACTGCGACATCGAAGTACCCGGTCTCTACATCCTCGTCAGCCGCACCTCGCCGGGCCGCGGCACCTACTACCTCCGCTACAAGGATCAGAACGGCAAGACCTGTCACCACAAGATCGGCAAGAGCATCGACATCTCGCTCTCGGACGCCCGCAAAGAGGCCAAGAAGCAGAAGGCCGAGATCGCACTGGGCGCCAACCCTGCGGCGGAAATCCGGGCAGCCAAGGACGTGCCTACCCTGACCTCCTTCTTCAACGACCAGTACCTACCGCATGCCAAGAGCCACAAGCGCTCGTGGAAGCGTGATGAAGAGCTATTCCGACTGCGCATCAACCCTGCCTTCGGCAACCTACGCCTGAATCAGCTGAATCGCCAGAAGGTTCAGGTTTTTCACGCGGGCCTGGCTGATGGCGGCTTGAGCAAGGCCACCGCGGACCATCACATAAAAGTGCTGCGCCGCATGTTGAACCTGGCCGTCCTCTGGAGCTTCATCGAGAAAAACCCGATCAGCGGAATCGAATTGTTCAACCACGACAACCGTATGGAGAACTACATGACCGACGAAGAATTGCAATGCCTGTTAACCGTCCTCCGCACCGACGAAAACCGTACCGTGTGCAACATCGCCATGTTCCTACTCAGCACCGGCTGCCGCCTCAACGAAGCCTTGCAAGCCGAGTGGCGTCAGGTAGATCGTTCGAATCGAGTGTGGCGCATCCCGGCCAAGAACTCGAAGTCCAAACGCATGCGCTCCGTTCCCTTGAACGACAGCGCGCTGCATGTGCTCGACCAGCTCGACACGGGGGGCGAGTTCGACCACCTATTCATCAATCGCCAGACCCGCCTGCCGTACACCACGATCATGAAGGTGTGGGAACGACTGCGCACCAAAGCTGACTTGACGCATCTGCGCATTCACGACTTGCGCCATGCCTACGCCAGCCTCTTGGTGTCCAGCGGCCGCACGCTATTCGAAGTGCAGAGCATATTGGGTCACTCTGATCCCAAGGTCACGATGCGCTATAGCCACCTGTCGACCAAGGCTCTGCAGGATGCGGCCAATGCGGCTTCGGTGCTAGTCCCCCGTGCGTCGGCAGCGGCGCGCTAGGGTCAGGTATTGCTGGCACACCCCCGGCTTCGCGTTATCTGGCCCTCTAGCGGCCAAACGCGGGCCGGGGTTGCCCACCCTACTCGCTGGCGCGGCGCGCGCCCTATGGGGCGTTTTGATTGGCCGACTTCATGTTCTCCACCGAAGCCCCCCCGACGCACTTTCGATTTGAACCCAATATCAAAGAAGGCCAAGCGTTCTTACCCATGGGTGATGCCACCGTCCTCGAGCAACCCGCCTCCGCACATCTGCACGAAAGGCCTCTGGCTTCGGCGGCAGCTTCCTTTTGTGTCGGGTTCGATTGCAGTGCCAACAGGCGGCGACAACATTGTTCGCCTGGTCTTTGCCACCTTCCGACTTGGCCAGCAAATGCTCAGCGGTGCATTTCAGGCTTGCCATTCCCTTGTGCCGAGCCGAAGCCAGTTCAATGGGTGATGCGCACCACATGCGAACACAGCAGTACCAGCAGCGACCACCTTGCTGAACAAAGGCTTGGGTACGAAGGGTTGGGATCTTTGAAGGCATAGAGGACTCCGTGTGATGGAAAGTCCCCGCTTCTGTGATCCAGTGATGGCGGGCGCCGTCGCTTTGATAGTGTGGCTGTGCTGTCCCTACTGGGTCCAGCGGGCGTGGCATCCAGCCATGCGCGCCGCCATTCTGGACGATGCTTCTGCGCTTCGCAATGCCGTCCTAACCCCGACCGACCTGCCGAGCGACACCATTGTCGAATTTCGGTCGACATCATGGTGCGCAAGCCCTTGATTCACATCGAAGTTCCGGAATACTCAATGGTCCGCCATCTATGGCGGGTTCGGGTTCAGGTCGGCAAACGCCATCGACCACCAGAGCCATTGGAAAATTTCGTTAAGATTCTTCAACTTTCCTCGACCAAAATCGGGCTGTGATCTGGACTGTTAATCCGTAGGTCCCTGGTTCGAGCCCAGGTCGAGGAGCCAGATAGAGAGCCCCCAGCATCGCAAGGTGTTGGGGGTTTTTCTTTGCTCACCCCGGAGTGTTGCCATGTCCACCCTGCCCGCCTGCCCCCAATGCCAATCGGCCTATACCTACGAGGACGGCACTCAGTTGGTGTGTCCTGAATGCGGTCACGAATGGTCGGCCCAAGGCTCGCAAACTGCGGCGGCCGAAGAAGTTCGAGTCATCAAGGACGCCGTGGGCAACGTGCTGCAGGACGGCGATACCGTCACCGTGATCAAGGACCTGAAGATCAAGGGCTCGTCGCTGGTGGTCAAGGTCGGCACCAAGGTCAAGAACATCCGGTTGACCGACGGCGACCACGACATCGACTGCAAGATCGAAGGCATCGGCGCAATGGGGCTGAAGTCGGAGTTCGTGAAGAAGGCTTAGCAACTGGGCACCGCCGCAGGCCGCAAGGATCGCGTCCCGTCGTGCAACTCCTGAGCCAGCGCCTCGAAGGCCTCCGCGGGAATGGGGCGTGAGAAGAAAAAGCCCTGAAAGATCTCGCAACCCATTTCCTGCAAGGCCCGGACCTGTTCAGCGGTTTCCGTGCCCTCGGCCACCACCTCCAGGCCCAGG
This region includes:
- a CDS encoding PriCT-2 domain-containing protein, coding for MINISTPSSPFVFDSPLQAALHWHAMGFHVIPLLPGTKCPACPWDPWLATLSEATIRAHWQRNPTHEVGCITTAEILVLDADSPESVRALSRFAQEHDMVPRLIVNTSKGQHFYYRRPAQVYAKQQSHSTADHPERIDVKTGRSLVVMPGSAGKVVHACVINHVNELDAVTQEFVDDVFAHNGSPTPRQHEVRAAGNAEHVNGTKQFSAATQLLAYIDPNCGYAVWVSVGMALHHESDGSDAGLDAFDSWSAGGKDYPGRREIEVKWRSFKSYAGKPYTIGTLIHLAREAGASIDPMALGDDQFEVTETEVVSGPGEVHAQPSVSAPLVASTAAAMQPVEPGPLARFSLRGKSEELEKQLLEQEQALGPIALTGQATVIFAPPNTGKTLLTLHLLTVSLGDGSLDAGNVYYINMDDTAKGLVEKLKIADTYGFHMLADGHLGFRGSMFLTILNDLVTKSDPKGMVIILDTAKKVADLMSKSQMAEFTQAVRRFVSKGGTLIALAHTNKNRTASGKLVYAGTSDLVDDFDCAYIVDSLPWTGVEPGKVIELKNIKRRGDVPDTLAYRYSTALGKPYSQILASVVEVPSDDLAKSKAEAAEVSDAVVITAIKACIGDGITKKMDLARAAAERARVGRNAAIEVIDRYDGSGQQQLWAYSVGERGAKNYSLISAGPPTP
- a CDS encoding site-specific integrase — its product is MPKVKLTPTFISAGLICNTGDRVEYCDIEVPGLYILVSRTSPGRGTYYLRYKDQNGKTCHHKIGKSIDISLSDARKEAKKQKAEIALGANPAAEIRAAKDVPTLTSFFNDQYLPHAKSHKRSWKRDEELFRLRINPAFGNLRLNQLNRQKVQVFHAGLADGGLSKATADHHIKVLRRMLNLAVLWSFIEKNPISGIELFNHDNRMENYMTDEELQCLLTVLRTDENRTVCNIAMFLLSTGCRLNEALQAEWRQVDRSNRVWRIPAKNSKSKRMRSVPLNDSALHVLDQLDTGGEFDHLFINRQTRLPYTTIMKVWERLRTKADLTHLRIHDLRHAYASLLVSSGRTLFEVQSILGHSDPKVTMRYSHLSTKALQDAANAASVLVPRASAAAR
- a CDS encoding zinc ribbon domain-containing protein YjdM produces the protein MSTLPACPQCQSAYTYEDGTQLVCPECGHEWSAQGSQTAAAEEVRVIKDAVGNVLQDGDTVTVIKDLKIKGSSLVVKVGTKVKNIRLTDGDHDIDCKIEGIGAMGLKSEFVKKA
- a CDS encoding H-NS histone family protein — protein: MAIGAKSASIQHCDRQMASSLKDLIAQRAALDAQIAQTQASERADAIQQVRALMADHGLTIEDLGSRASKAGKAGEGSKVAAKYRDKETGASWSGRGLKPKWLAAKLAAGQKIEDFAV
- a CDS encoding DUF4230 domain-containing protein, translated to MVYLARLAFVVIAFALAVLAWQSFNRPPAPPPPPPQISTEKLGELVMLRLHYANILEFFQKRAQDIPMTPWELRLGGTKILMVVRGDCEISTNLRAARYEQVQPGSKTLHVVLPAPRMLQPRVSHAAREAGGSYFYTVTDEGLQFFIPSNAHQVAAVNNGWAAAEKDIGKYCASPQWVAEAKKNAEQVLAPMFQAAGWTATFVWQ
- a CDS encoding helix-turn-helix transcriptional regulator, whose product is MGRTLTQQLGQCIRDLRLGRGLSQVEFGEQCGFYQTYLSRIENGQANPTVNALEVIANAFGLTVFDLFDRVREMETAGDAAEPM
- a CDS encoding AAA family ATPase, which gives rise to MTKIISLYNNKGGVAKTTTLFNMAVFLATKLGKKVLLVDCDPQCNCTELFFCAADNFDDPDQALPGTSIYEALQPRFEGDTARIDVKKIDLPQSPIYENLQILRGDINFSRAEQYFSLAIAQAVTESIHDKNTYAVMTRLLRDLGELHDFDYILCDVGPSAGSITRMTILACDGVFIPTAPDRFSYQAIQGMGAIMHDWLTRHALIVSTFDPHGIKAPFSTPKFYGAIINNYKIHRAGQKKGSYKKWEQLIKDGIIKVLLGATGKRLEPKNKSLCTEPFVASIRDVGPMAPVAQIVGKAIFDIGQADTVHASSDGDHYRGIVWADWQKRMQEYQDEIGKIAAAME
- a CDS encoding HNH endonuclease → MPRPLDPVGTAQPHYQSDGARHHWITEAGTFHHTESSMPSKIPTLRTQAFVQQGGRCWYCCVRMWCASPIELASARHKGMASLKCTAEHLLAKSEGGKDQANNVVAACWHCNRTRHKRKLPPKPEAFRADVRRRVARGRWHHPWVRTLGLL